The sequence below is a genomic window from Anopheles cruzii chromosome 3, idAnoCruzAS_RS32_06, whole genome shotgun sequence.
TACTACTGACGACGATTCCGAGGTGTGTGTTCGCATTACATGCCAGTGgtcttttcatttttttagAATCTTAAAGCATCTGGCACGGGCCCCGGATTATGTGAGGATACAATTGGTGGCGTGCTAAAAGGAGCCATAGCACAGTATCTTGCGTTAGAGATGTCACGAGGAAATTCAAAGATAGTCGAACGGTTTCCAAATATCTTCCTTGGCTGAACAACGCGCCGTCATCATTGCAGCAAGGGTACTGTTtgaagcaaaagcaaaaccagtACTGTTTTATTGACATCCTTTTTTACTTTCCAGACCGAAAGAATTTACAGAATGTGTTGGTCATATGAGGTTACTATCGTGGCTACTTATGGGATCACTTACCCATACAGCATTAGTAGTGCGCAAGATGGGCATTGGAACGGCAGCTCCACACCAGGCGCATCTACGAAAACTGCACCCTCATAATACAACCCGTGCCCCAGGAAGCCAGCTGTCACATAGCGGATCACGTGCAAGTGATATTTGCAGGATTCGCAGAGCAGTCGAAAACATCCGTTCTGCACATGTCGTCCTTATTCCATGCGTTCACATTGTGCCAACTGTGGACAGTATAGTCTGGAGCAGGTAGCAAAGCCTGGCAGCCATTTCATCCGAGACGTACAACACAACTCTGAGTGTACTGTTCGAGTTTTTGGGCCAAAGTTACGCCGTGTATTCTGCAGTTGGTGTCTCACTCGAAGGTAAGAGGTTCGAACACGACGAAAAGAGGACACCAAGCTATTTCGTTTAAGTCGAACCATTCCAGCACGGTATGGGTAAAATGATGTCATTTCAGCACGGTATGGGTAAAACTGTTTTCTCTTTAGCTTTCAGAAAGTGTGAATCTTCATTTTTTGGGACTTCTAGAATCTCTAAAAGAGACAAGATCTACAATACTGGCCAAGTTATTACCTCTATGGACACCGGTGCTTTCGTCTAATACACAACTCTCTGGAACACTGCACGTGCGATTGCAGAACTGTCGTGACGCAGTGCCCAACCTCGAAGAGCAGGATTTTCACGCATCAGAGGCTCTGCTGAAGTGGTTACAACGTTTGCAATTCAAGATGGGCCAGATCGAGCTACAATCATCCACTGCAACACAATTCTATTCTATATAAACAAAGTTTTTGATTTTCTGCTACTCGCCGCAAATGCGCACGAGATTATCGATCTGTATTACTGATAAGAATCACGTTTCAACGACACATAACTCAGCAATTCCAAGAATACTGTACACTGAATAGTTTCAAATTTAGAATATGTAAACGATACTGAACGACCTTAGAAATATGTAATCAGAACTACAAGTCTGATTGTAGGAAAACCTTCTGAATTTGAGAAGAAACACGGCGATAAACGGTAATAAATATTATAGTACGATTGTTGAATGGAACACAGGTCCTTGATGTTCGAATTTTATTGTTATATTGTTTAAGGCGCTATAACCAATCACGCACGAAGCTACACAGCATGATTGCAGTAACTATTTGCTGGTGACTTTCAGTGTGGTGTACGACATCGACATTTAATCACACCGAGCACATGTGACAAGTTTTATTTAACGACCGTTAACGGatcgttaattatttttgcctGAATCTTCTTTCAGCATGACTGTACGATTAAACACAAGCTGGCCGGAATCGGCAGTGTCCGGATCGACAGAGAAGAAGCCGACTCGTTCAAATTGAAACTTTTCGTAAATTTGGCTACCGATTAGATGCTCATCGACATAGGCGCAAGTCGAGCGCATTGTGTTCGGCGCACAGTCGCTTATAAATCCACCTGGAACATCACCGGTATCCTCCGGGTTTTTGTGACGGAACAGCTTCTCGTACAGCCGTACCTCCGTCTGCACGGGCTTGGAAACCCAATGGATGTACGCTTTCGGTTTGTTCGTTGCTGTGCACGGTTCGCTCCGACACACCAACTCTACGGAGGCTGTTTTTGCGTCTCGAATTATTTTCTCTACATTCAACATTAGTCCAGCGTATTTGAGTCCCACCGTTTGGCCAGGCGTTAGGCGTCGGAATGACTTGTCGGCTTGCTCGGCAAAGTCAGACTGTTCAATGTAGACAACTCGATCGAACCAAACTTCATGTGAGCCCTTTTCGGGACAATTGGGAAAATCGGCTACGGTCAATCGTGTGGGACCGTTGTGCGGGTAGTTTTCTATGGTTATCTTGAGTGGATACAGCACAGCCATCGTGCGTCGAGCAGTGACATTAAGAACGTCACGGACGGCAGCTTCCAGAGCGGACGGATCAATGGATGTTTGGGCTCCGGTTATTCCCATTTGAGCACAAAAATTATTAATTGCTTCGGCAGGATATCCTTTACGACGGAGCGCCGACAGGGTAAACAATCTCGGATCATCCCAATCGTTGACGATATctgcataaaaaaaaattgaggAAAACCTTGCTATTACTTTTGTGTTCTGCTATGATCTTAAATGCTACCTGCGACCTACTTTCAGTGATAAGCTTGTTGATCTTGCGCTTCGACACGACGGTGTAGTTGACGTTCAATCGTGCGTACTCCCACTGTACTGGGCAGTAAATGTTGAGCGCATTGCAGAGCCAGTAATACGAAGAGCGGCGAGATTGGAACTCCTTCGTGCACAGCGAATGTGTAATGTCTTCCAGGCTGTCGCACAAACAGTGCGTGTAATCGTACGTTGGATAGATGCACCACTGCGTGCCGGTACGGTGATGGGGTATGAATTTGATCCGGTAAGCCACCGGATCCATTTTGCCTTCCTCCAGCGTAATTTTCATGCGCAATGTAGCGGCACCTTCATCAATTTTGCCGTTTTTCATGTCTTCGAACAGGGCCAAGTTTTCAGCAATCGGACGATCACGCCACTTCGATACCTCAGTCGTGAAGCCTTTCATTTGCTCGGCAGTTTGGTGACAAACGTATGCTAAATTCTTGCTAATAAGCTGTATTGCAAATTCATACAGCTGCTGGAAGTAGTCAGACGAATAGGTCACCTTGAATGGGCTGTAACCAAGCCATTCTACGATATCTCGAATGCCACGAAcaaatttttcttcctctttttctGGATTGGTATCATCGTAACGCAAGAAGCACACGCCGTCATTTGCGGCGGCGAACGCGAAGTTTATGTTGATCGCCTTTGCATGGCCAATGTGCAGAATACCGTTGGGCTCTGGCGGGAAACGAGTTCGAACTTTGCCTCCAGTTCGCTGGACATGCTCTTTCAACAACCGCTCCGTGTCCGATGTAACGACATAGCCGtctgttttgaaattttcccCTGGTCGATGGAAGTCGACCTTCCGCATCAGATCGACCATCGTTCGTGGTCCATCGAACGGTCGTTCTTCATGTTGAGCGCTGCTGGTTGCTTTCAATTGTTCAGGCAACTTGCTGGCAACTATTTTAGAGGCATCTTCGGCCGAACCCGGCTTTTCTCGTTTCTTCTTCCCTTGTGCATTATCGGCCTCAGTCTTTGGACCAAGCAAATCGAACATTTGCACGTCCACTTCACACTTCAGTGCTTTTCCGTCTACCCATGGTAATAAGGAACGAATCTCGGTCAGAAGTTTGCCCACGTTGAATCCGTAACGATTCGCTACAATATCTTGTCGGTGTTTTGCTATCGTCTTTTCCACCGCGCATTCCACTTCTTCCGGTGTCACCACAACCCCTACTCCACAGGCCTTATCGAATGCTGCCTCGTCGAAAGCAGTCTTTGCCACGTTGGTTAGAACATACTCGAGCGCCGTGTCGACCCGGAGGCTGGTGTCCAGAGCGCCCGTGTGGATTTTACGCACCAACATCTCCAGGAAATGGGCACTTTGAGGTTTAAGTTTTGAGCACATCTGAAATAGCAGTGACTTCTGCGACGCACTCAATTCCACATTGCTTGGCAAATAGGAGAAGGCTCGAGAAATCGTTCCCGTCAGCGATGCGTTTTTCAGTGTGTCCTTGATTTTTTGATCACTTAATCCGAGAGCTTGCAGATGTTCCATCGTGATTAGTTTGTTGAGTTTGCACCAAGTTCAGCTCTTTACTCCAAAACACCGGCACAGAAAAAAGCAGAGAAGCAGTTCCTGTCGATGACGTTCGTAATAGAGAACCTAATATGAGACACGCGCGGGCAGTTTGTTCTAATTACAAGCGTATCTATGTTTACAATCGAAAAGCTTACGTTGAATTATTTCAACATACAGCGACATCTTTTCTTTAACCTTTCTAGTTACAGATTTATTAACCTTAGTAAAGCTTTTGGACAAAAAATAGGCCAAGATATACCTCAAACGGGCGATAATACAACCTTTTGTAAATTAATACTTTCAGATAAACTTCAATCACCTCCAAAAAATCAGACATCAATTCCAACAATGCCGAATGAAGCTTAACGCTCAAAGTATGTATAATATTATACCAATAACAGATTGATGATAAGCTGGGAAGTAATTAAaagacaataaaaaatatcaataaataaaaaaaagttaaaagcATTCGTAACGTAACCTTTATGTAAGcgttactgcgctgccacacggtgtataactataacacgtaacacatAACATAGTCTCAAATCTGGTATGtgccctgtataacgtcgtgttatagggtctgctgagccacaacgcttttgacgcctggtcgctgtactgtcaaaattgttatatgaggctgttatatctgttgttatgcaccgtgtggcagcgcagtaacgtaacgtaacgtaacggtCGACGGCAGTCGATTGTTGAAAATGCTGTACTCCTCGAATAGATCCTGGTTATGCGGATCGTTCCAGTAGTTCGCAACGGACGTGTGCCGCGATGTACGTATAAAAAAGTTGGTACGCTGTTTTGGCCACCAGCGAAGGGAAGATAAGGTGCAGAAAGTCGTCTGTAAACGCGAAGTAGATGAAAGAATTAATTGGGGAACCAGCGAAAAGAATTCCCTCAAGGCGACTTACCTCCGAATTGACCACCCTGCGGTGAACGTCCGGACGCAGTGGTTTGGGTACGTTTGGAGTACTGCTCGACCAAGAAGGCCACCTTGGGAATAACCAATCATGTTGATTCCGTCCGGGTGGAGGGCACACACCGCCTGAAGGTTGCTATTCGCTTCCAGCACCTGGTGCCATGCTTTTTCCAAACTAGACCAACCGCCGAAGCGCTCGAAGTTGTACACAAACGTATCTGGGTAAAGCTAAGAAGTGGGAACTTAACTTTTGTTAGCAAACATCCTCCATACACGAACGTTCGACTTACCTGCTGAATTCTGGCCACTAAATGCCCCATGCTCCATTCTACGCTACGAGGTAGGTCCTTAAGGACAGGTCCTTAAGTTCTTAAGGTCCTTAGGTCCTTAAGTTACCCCACAATTGTGGGGTAACTGGGGCGTCTTACGACGACGAGGTGTGCGCGCTTCGTCTTTTAACCGTTGTTGCAGTTTAGcctcaaattgttttttagttATTGGCCCGCAAAAAATTTCGACCACTCTGTAAATTGCTTCAACTGCGTGTTTATATTGTTTGAGTACTGTAGGTCTTTGAGGTGGTTTTGGTTGGCCCCAGGtacattttcgaaaaaaatgtttggtgaaaatgcatttcaataCAGTGGTCATCTTTGCATCGTCGCCAGAGATAGGAATAGTGTTCactatttttgtaaaaatttgACCATTTGTCTTCGTCGCTGCTTCGAGGACCTTTAGTTGATCCTCGCAGTCGATCGGTAGCACTGGGAACAACTCTTCCTCAACGTTATCGTCGTCCTCTTGCATGTCTTCGGGCTCTTCCTCAACGTTATCGGCGTTGCAATCTACCGCTCCGTCCTcaacgtcatcgtcgtcctcttgCATGGACTCTTCGGGCTCTTCCGCTCCGTCCTCGAACTGTTGTAAGGACGTTGCAGGTTCTGCAGCATGAATGATACGTTCTAAGGACTCTATTCCTTCTACCCGGATTGGGATTGGAAATCGTATCAGTGGAAACGTAGTGGGTTCCGGGACGTTCATGACGCCCCGTTTAAAATNNNNNNNNNNNNNNNNNNNNNNNNNNNNNNNNNNNNNNNNNNNNNNNNNNNNNNNNNNNNNNNNNNNNNNNNNNNNNNNNNNNNNNNNNNNNNNNNNNNNNNNNNNNNNNNNNNNNNNNNNNNNNNNNNNNNNNNNNNNNNNNNNNNNNNNNNNNNNNNNNNNNNNNNNNNNNNNNNNNNNNNNNNNNNNNNNNNNNNNNNNNNNNNNNNNNNNNNNNNNNNNNNNNNNNNNNNNNNNNNNNNNNNNNNNNNNNNNNNNNNNNNNNNNNNNNNNNNNNNNNNNNNNNNNNNNNNNNNNNNNNNNNNNNNNNNNNNNNNNNNNNNNNNNNNNNNNNNNNNNNNNNNNNNNNNNNNNNNNNNNNNNNNNNNNNNNNNNNNNNNNNNNNNNNNNNNNNNNNNNNNNNNNNNNNNNNNNNNNNNNNNNNNNNNNNNNNNNNNNNNNNNNNNNNNNNNNNNNNNNNNNNNNNNNNNNNNNNNNNNNNNNNNNNNNNNNNNNNNNNNNNNNNNNNNNNNNNNNNNNNNNNNNNNNNNNNNNNNNNNNNNNNNNNNNNNNNNNNNNNNNNNNNNNNNNNNNNNNNNNNNNNNNNNNNNNNNNNNNNNNNNNNNNNNNNNNNNNNNNNNNNNNNNNNNNNNNNNNNNNNNNNNNNNNNNNNNNNNNNNNNNNNNNNNNNNNNNNNNNNNNNNNNNNNNNNNNNNNNNNNNNNNNNNNNNNNNNNNNNNNNNNNNNNNNNNNNNNNNNNNNNNNNNNNNNNNNNNNNNNNNNNNNNNNNNNNNNNNNNNNNNNNNNNNNNNNNNNNNNNNNNNNNNNNNNNNNNNNNNNNNNNNNNNNNNNNNNNNNNNNNNNNNNNNNNNNNNNNNNNNNNNNNNNNNNNNNNNNNNNNNNNNNNNNNNNNNNNNNNNNNNNNNNNNNNNNNNNNNNNNNNNNNNNNNNNNNNNNNNNNNNNNNNNNNNNNNNNNNNNNNNNNNNNNNNNNNNNNNNNNNNNNNNNNNNNNNNNNNNNNNNNNNNNNNNNNNNNNNNNNNNNNNNNNNNNNNNNNNNNNNNNNNNNNNTTTCATTTGCTCGGCAGTTTGGTGACAAACGTATGCTAAATTCTTGCTAATAAGCTGTATTGCAAATTCATACAGCTGCTGGAAGTAGTCAGACGAATAGGTCACCTTGAATGGGCTGTAACCAAGCCATTCTACGATATCTCGAATGCCACGAAcaaatttttcttcctctttttctGGATTGGTATCATCGTAACGCAAGAAGCACACGCCGTCATTTGCGGCGGCGAACGCGAAGTTTATGTTGATCGCCTTTGCATGGCCAATGTGCAGAATACCGTTGGGCTCTGGCGGGAAACGAGTTCGAACTTTGCCTCCAGTTCGCTGGACATGCTCTTTCAACAACCGCTCCGTGTCCGATGTAACGACATAGCCGtctgttttgaaattttcccCTGGTCGATGGAAGTCGACCTTCCGCATCAGATCGACCATCGTTCGTGGTCCATCGAACGGTCGTTCTTCATGTTGAGCGCTGCTGGTTGCTTTCAATTGTTCAGGCAACTTGCTGGCAACTATTTTAGAGGCATCTTCGGCCGAACCCGGCTTTTCTCGTTTCTTCTTCCCTTGTGCATTATCGGCCTCAGTCTTTGGACCAAGCAAATCGAACATTTGCACGTCCACTTCACACTTCAGTGCTTTTCCGTCTACCCATGGTAATAAGGAACGAATCTCGGTCAGAAGTTTGCCCACGTTGAATCCGTAACGATTCGCTACAATATCTTGTCGGTGTTTTGCTATCGTCTTTTCCACCGCGCATTCCACTTCTTCCGGTGTCACCACAACCCCTACTCCACAGGCCTTATCGAATGCTGCCTCGTCGAAAGCAGTCTTTGCCACGTTGGTTAGAACATACTCGAGCGCCGTGTCGACCCGGAGGCTGGTGTCCAGAGCGCCCGTGTGGATTTTACGCACCAACATCTCCAGGAAATGGGCACTTTGAGGTTTAAGTTTTGAGCACATCTGAAATAGCAGTGACTTCTGCGACGCACTCAATTCCACATTGCTTGGCAAATAGGAGAAGGCTCGAGAAATCGTTCCCGTCAGCGATGCGTTTTTCAGTGTGTCCTTGATTTTTTGATCACTTAATCCGAGAGCTTGCAGATGTTCCATCGTGATTAGTTTGTTGAGTTTGCACCAAGTTCAGCTCTTTACTCCAAAACACCGGCACAGAAAAAGCAGAGAAGCAGTTCCTGTCGATGACGTTCGTAATAGAGAACCTAATATGAGACGCGCGGGCAGTTTGTTCTAATTACAAGCGTATCTATGTTTACAATCGAAAAGCTTACGTTGAATTATTTCAACATACAGCGACATCTTTTCTTTAACCTTTCTAGTTACAGATTTATTGACATTAGTAAAGCTTTTGACCAAGATATACCTCAAACGGGCGATAATACAACATTTTGTAAATTAATACTTTCGGATAAGCTTCAACCAACTCCAACAAAATCAGACATCAATTCCAACAATGCCGAATGAAGCTTAACGCTCAAAGTATGTATAATATTATACCAATAACAGATTGATGATAAGCTGGGAAGTAATTAAaagacaataaaaaatatcaataaataaaaaaaagttaaaagcATTCGTAACGTAACCTTTATGTAAGcgttactgcgctgccacacggtgcataactataacacgtaacacatAACATAGTCTCAAATCTGGTATGtgccctgtataacgtcgtgttatagggtctgctgagccacaacgcttttgacgcctggtcgctgtactgtcaaaattgttatatgaggctgttatatctgttgttatgcaccgtgtggcagcgcagtaacgtaacgtaacgtaacggtCGACGGCAGTCGATTGTTGAAAATGCTGTACTCCTCGAATAGATCCTGGTTATGCGGATCGTTCCAGTAGTTCGCAACGGACGTGTGCTGCGATGTACGTATAAAAAAGTTGGTACGCTGTTTTGGCCACCAGCGAAGGGAAGATAAGGTGCAGAAAGTCGTCTGTAAACGCGAAGTAAATGAAAGAATTAATTGGGGAACCAGCGAAAAGAATTCCCTCAAGGCGACTTACCTCCGAATTGACCACCCTGCGGTGAACGTCCGGACGCAGTGGTTTGGGTACGTTTGGAGTACTGCTCGACCAAGAAGGCCACCTTGGGAATAACCAATCATGTTGATTCCGTCCGGGTGGAGGGCACACACCGCCTGAAGGTTGCTATTCGCTTCCAGCACCTGGTGCCATGCGTTTTCCAAACTAGACCAACCGCCGAAGCGCTCGAAGTTGTACACAACCGTATCTGGGTGAAGCTAAGAAGTGGGAACTTAACTTTTGTTAGCAAACATCCTCCATCCACGAACGTTCGACTTACCTGCTGAATTCTGGCACTAAATGCCCCATGCTCCATTCTACGCTACGAGGTAGGTCCTTAAGGACAGGTCCTTAAGTTCTTAAGGTCCTTAGGTCCTTAAGTTACCCCACAATTGTGGGGTAACTGGGGCGTCTTACGACGACGGGTGTGCGCGCTTCGTCTTTTAACCGTTGTTGCAGTTTAGcctcaaattgttttttagttATTGGCCCGCAAAAAATTTCGACCACTCTGTAAATTGCTTCAACTGCGTGTTTATATTGTTTGAGTACTGTAGGTCTTTGAGGTGGTTTTGGTTGGCCCCAGGtacattttcgaaaaaaatgtttggtgaaaatgcatttcaataCAGTGGTCATCTTTGCATCGTCGCCAGAGATAGGAATAGTGTTCactatttttgtaaaaatttgACCATTTGTCTTCGTCGCTGCTTCGAGGACCTTTAGTTGATCCTCGCAGTCGATCGGTAGCACTGGGAACAACTCTTCCTCAACGTTATCGTCGTCCTCTTGCATGTCTTCGGGCTCTTCCTCAACGTTATCGGCGTTGCAATCTACCGCTCCGTCCTcaacgtcatcgtcgtcctcttgCATGGACTCTTCGGGCTCTTCCGCTCCGTCCTCGAACTGTTGTAAGGACGTTGCAGGTTCTGCAGCATGAATGATACGTTCTAAGGACTCTATTCCTTCTACCCGGATTGGGATTGGAAATCGTATCAGTGGAAACGTAGTGGGTTCCGGGACGTTCATGACGCC
It includes:
- the LOC128270555 gene encoding probable glutamine--tRNA ligase, whose translation is MEHLQALGLSDQKIKDTLKNASLTGTISRAFSYLPSNVELSASQKSLLFQMCSKLKPQSAHFLEMLVRKIHTGALDTSLRVDTALEYVLTNVAKTAFDEAAFDKACGVGVVVTPEEVECAVEKTIAKHRQDIVANRYGFNVGKLLTEIRSLLPWVDGKALKCEVDVQMFDLLGPKTEADNAQGKKKREKPGSAEDASKIVASKLPEQLKATSSAQHEERPFDGPRTMVDLMRKVDFHRPGENFKTDGYVVTSDTERLLKEHVQRTGGKVRTRFPPEPNGILHIGHAKAININFAFAAANDGVCFLRYDDTNPEKEEEKFVRGIRDIVEWLGYSPFKVTYSSDYFQQLYEFAIQLISKNLAYFEDGAEEPEESMQEDDDDVEDGAVDCNADNVEEEPEDMQEDDDNVEEELFPVLPIDCEDQLKVLEAATKTNGQIFTKIVNTIPISGDDAKMTTVAFLVEQYSKRTQTTASGRSPQGGQFGDDFLHLIFPSLVAKTAYQLFYTYIAAHVRCELLERSA
- the LOC128274882 gene encoding probable glutamine--tRNA ligase, with amino-acid sequence MEHLQALGLSDQKIKDTLKNASLTGTISRAFSYLPSNVELSASQKSLLFQMCSKLKPQSAHFLEMLVRKIHTGALDTSLRVDTALEYVLTNVAKTAFDEAAFDKACGVGVVVTPEEVECAVEKTIAKHRQDIVANRYGFNVGKLLTEIRSLLPWVDGKALKCEVDVQMFDLLGPKTEADNAQGKKKREKPGSAEDASKIVASKLPEQLKATSSAQHEERPFDGPRTMVDLMRKVDFHRPGENFKTDGYVVTSDTERLLKEHVQRTGGKVRTRFPPEPNGILHIGHAKAININFAFAAANDGVCFLRYDDTNPEKEEEKFVRGIRDIVEWLGYSPFKVTYSSDYFQQLYEFAIQLISKNLAYVCHQTAEQMKGFTTEVSKWRDRPIAENLALFEDMKNGKIDEGAATLRMKITLEEGKMDPVAYRIKFIPHHRTGTQWCIYPTYDYTHCLCDSLEDITHSLCTKEFQSRRSSYYWLCNALNIYCPVQWEYARLNVNYTVVSKRKINKLITENIVNDWDDPRLFTLSALRRKGYPAEAINNFCAQMGITGAQTSIDPSALEAAVRDVLNVTARRTMAVLYPLKITIENYPHNGPTRLTVADFPNCPEKGSHEVWFDRVVYIEQSDFAEQADKSFRRLTPGQTVGLKYAGLMLNVEKIIRDAKTASVELVCRSEPCTATNKPKAYIHWVSKPVQTEVRLYEKLFRHKNPEDTGDVPGGFISDCAPNTMRSTCAYVDEHLIGSQIYEKFQFERVGFFSVDPDTADSGQLVFNRTVMLKEDSGKNN